A single genomic interval of uncultured Sphaerochaeta sp. harbors:
- a CDS encoding NIL domain-containing protein, with product MKKRYALRFSPTLVEQPIVSKLARSYDVDINILNADVASGRGGKLIVELSGTEQDLDASVIYLGEIGVIVSEMVKELLFNQDGCIDCGACTAVCSSGALWMDSEAKLQFDVSHCVVCGLCVHACPMRLFEVSHEREA from the coding sequence ATGAAAAAGCGATATGCCTTGCGATTCTCTCCCACCTTGGTGGAGCAACCTATTGTAAGCAAGCTTGCCCGATCATACGATGTGGACATCAATATCCTCAACGCAGATGTTGCCAGTGGCCGTGGGGGAAAGCTCATTGTTGAGTTGAGTGGAACCGAGCAAGACTTGGATGCGAGTGTCATTTATCTCGGAGAGATCGGAGTTATCGTCTCTGAGATGGTCAAGGAGCTGCTCTTCAACCAGGATGGGTGTATCGACTGTGGTGCTTGCACGGCTGTCTGTTCCTCCGGTGCCTTATGGATGGATTCTGAGGCAAAGCTGCAATTTGATGTATCACATTGTGTTGTGTGTGGGCTCTGTGTCCATGCCTGCCCAATGCGCCTGTTTGAGGTATCACACGAACGGGAGGCATAG
- a CDS encoding UPF0280 family protein: MYQRRAYRQSMGSSRFSSFSLSIGESDVWIGFQGPADKNSLQAETTTLLRRLRRELLDYGDPDLFTSFVPLQPKGDLSVLLQRMFDAGKRSGTGPFSSVAGAIAERLGRHLKDQFGLSEIVVENGGDLYIDVLKPLSVQLFAPTSPLSGKLSIIVDPSYGPMGVCTSSGKIGHSISFGRADAVMVACKDAALADAYATAYCNRVSGKADVKKVCEALTRQEEVLSAVVVFEDTLAVGGHLEVGT, from the coding sequence TTGTATCAGAGGAGAGCTTATCGCCAGAGCATGGGGTCTTCCCGTTTCTCTTCATTCTCCCTTTCTATTGGGGAGAGTGATGTTTGGATTGGGTTTCAGGGACCTGCCGATAAGAACTCCCTACAGGCTGAAACGACAACCCTTTTAAGACGACTGAGAAGGGAGCTTCTTGACTATGGGGATCCCGATCTGTTTACCAGCTTTGTTCCCTTGCAACCGAAGGGAGACCTCTCTGTATTGTTGCAACGTATGTTTGATGCAGGGAAACGTTCAGGTACTGGCCCTTTTTCCAGTGTAGCGGGGGCAATCGCAGAGCGCCTTGGAAGGCATCTCAAGGACCAGTTTGGTCTCTCGGAGATTGTTGTTGAGAATGGTGGTGATTTATATATCGATGTCCTAAAACCTCTCTCTGTGCAGCTTTTTGCACCAACGAGTCCTCTTTCAGGGAAGCTTTCCATTATAGTTGATCCTTCGTATGGCCCGATGGGAGTCTGTACCAGCTCAGGAAAAATTGGACACTCAATAAGTTTCGGTAGGGCTGATGCTGTTATGGTTGCATGCAAAGATGCTGCCCTTGCGGATGCGTATGCGACAGCATACTGCAACCGTGTCTCCGGGAAAGCGGATGTGAAGAAGGTATGCGAAGCGCTTACAAGGCAGGAAGAAGTCCTCTCCGCTGTAGTAGTTTTTGAAGACACGTTGGCCGTGGGTGGCCATTTGGAGGTAGGTACCTGA
- the metH gene encoding methionine synthase, which produces MNRKEYLQVLLEKRIVLLDGAMGTMIQKQGLQAEDYTLEDISAPGCNEFLNLSRGDVIYQIHQEYLSSGADIIETNTFCANAFNLAEYGLSGEVEPINLAACEIAREAAADYEATHDGYAFVAGVLGPSNRSLSFSEKVEDPAYRQKDFSSFLEMYREQVRSLLQGGVDLLLIETVFDTLVAKSAIIACLQEMEAQQRTIPLMVSVTFSDQSGRTLSGQTLEAFVASLAPFPLFSLGLNCSTGPNEMLPLIEKLSGLCPFYISAHPNAGFPDKEGNYQLQAQQMAKDLAPALQKGYLNILGGCCGTTPFHIKALKEASTQAVVRQLPSIASSLALSGMDVVQEKEGELLLVGERTNVAGSRKFARLIKEEKWEEALQIAREQVAHGSSVLDLCMDASMLDAEKSMKNFLRHIASDPSVAKAAIMIDSSDWEVVSSALGEVQGRGIVNSISLKEGEETFISHAKHIARYGHAMVVMLFDEEGQAATYERKIAIAKRSYSLLSQAGIRDEDIIFDANVLSIATGIEEHDTYARDFILATRELKRLYPRCHTSGGVSNLSFSFRGNDALRSAMHALLLELADLDMAIINPASLIDVQTLNKDVHSTIEKALMAEGGDLADIRAELINLALTMQSEDTPKKKTTPRSVRSASDRLYDAVVSGDHTYLSQDLEAVEEENPLSLVEGPLMDGMKEVGRLFGKGKLFLPQVVRSARTMKIAVDILQPRITAYLEKNLHGTGNQKKLAVLATVKGDVHDIGKNIVALILTCNGFEVIDLGVMVPSADIYDAAIKYQADIVGLSGLITPSLKEMEGVISLFEERGSTIPIFVGGATTSELHTAVKLSVRYSNPVIQTKDASAMALAANEVVGPNCLTFFHEVDERYCQLRKDHQDAKEVKHSSVAVGYASSLESSEQKSVGTNAKNYGVNTLEDIPLSDLLELINWNMYCAAWKVPPSSEEGVRLIKQAKALLDEEKIRLLFESGCKIVYGVFPAKSDRLAVQVGEKTFYFLRDEKSGSCIADMIAKKDTVGLFVTTSSLFLAPYLKELEERGDTMRHLSIKLLADRLAEALAEKAQQLIVSMWGERLLSYLRPAPGYPSWNDHSEKGTLFSLLDATERIGVQLTESFAMDPPSSVCGMLIGGENLRYFALKHVSEEQLSLYAKRKSIDRQMLATLLSGMEY; this is translated from the coding sequence ATGAATAGAAAAGAATACTTGCAGGTGTTGCTTGAAAAGAGAATTGTGCTCCTTGATGGGGCTATGGGTACCATGATCCAGAAGCAGGGATTGCAGGCCGAGGATTATACCTTGGAGGATATTTCGGCACCTGGCTGTAATGAATTTCTCAACCTCAGCAGGGGTGATGTCATTTATCAGATTCACCAAGAGTACTTATCCTCTGGTGCCGATATCATCGAGACCAATACCTTCTGTGCGAATGCATTCAACCTTGCAGAGTATGGTCTATCAGGAGAAGTGGAACCTATCAACCTGGCTGCCTGTGAAATAGCACGTGAGGCAGCTGCAGACTATGAAGCAACCCATGACGGATATGCCTTTGTTGCAGGGGTTCTTGGTCCTTCCAACCGTTCGCTCTCCTTCTCCGAGAAGGTAGAAGACCCAGCATATCGACAAAAAGACTTTTCCTCTTTCCTAGAGATGTACCGTGAACAAGTTCGCTCGCTGCTGCAAGGAGGGGTAGACCTCCTCCTCATTGAAACGGTATTCGATACCTTGGTGGCAAAAAGTGCCATTATTGCATGCCTTCAGGAGATGGAAGCACAACAGAGGACCATTCCCCTGATGGTGAGTGTAACCTTCAGTGACCAGAGTGGAAGGACGCTCAGTGGTCAGACCCTGGAGGCTTTTGTAGCTAGCCTTGCACCTTTTCCGTTATTCAGCCTTGGACTCAACTGTTCCACCGGGCCAAATGAGATGCTTCCTCTTATCGAGAAGCTCTCTGGGCTCTGCCCATTCTATATTAGTGCCCATCCCAATGCAGGTTTCCCGGATAAGGAAGGAAATTATCAGCTGCAGGCACAACAGATGGCAAAAGATCTTGCCCCTGCCCTACAAAAAGGGTATCTGAACATTCTCGGCGGATGTTGTGGTACCACCCCCTTTCATATCAAGGCATTGAAGGAAGCCTCTACTCAGGCTGTGGTTCGGCAGCTGCCTTCGATAGCTTCTTCCCTAGCCTTGAGTGGGATGGATGTTGTGCAGGAGAAAGAGGGTGAACTGCTGTTAGTTGGAGAGAGAACCAATGTGGCAGGTTCGAGAAAGTTTGCCCGACTGATCAAGGAAGAAAAGTGGGAAGAGGCGCTTCAGATTGCACGGGAGCAAGTAGCCCATGGCTCTTCTGTCTTGGATCTCTGTATGGATGCATCCATGCTTGATGCAGAGAAGAGTATGAAGAACTTCCTACGCCATATTGCAAGTGACCCCTCAGTGGCAAAGGCAGCAATCATGATCGACTCCTCAGATTGGGAGGTTGTCTCCTCTGCACTGGGAGAGGTCCAGGGACGAGGGATCGTTAACTCAATCAGTCTGAAAGAGGGAGAGGAAACCTTCATTTCCCATGCCAAGCATATTGCCCGCTACGGTCATGCAATGGTGGTCATGTTGTTTGATGAGGAGGGACAGGCTGCTACCTATGAACGTAAGATTGCCATAGCAAAGAGGAGCTATTCCCTGCTTAGTCAGGCAGGGATAAGGGATGAAGATATTATCTTTGATGCAAATGTCCTCTCTATTGCCACCGGTATCGAAGAGCACGATACCTATGCCCGAGATTTCATTCTTGCCACCCGGGAGCTTAAGCGGCTTTATCCACGTTGCCATACCAGCGGAGGAGTGAGCAATCTTTCTTTCTCGTTTCGTGGAAATGATGCACTTCGTTCAGCTATGCATGCCCTCTTGTTGGAGTTGGCTGACCTTGATATGGCAATCATCAATCCAGCGAGTCTCATTGATGTTCAGACATTGAACAAGGATGTTCATTCCACCATTGAAAAGGCACTGATGGCAGAGGGTGGTGATCTGGCAGATATCAGGGCTGAACTCATCAATCTTGCCTTGACCATGCAGAGTGAGGATACTCCCAAGAAGAAGACGACTCCTCGCTCTGTGAGAAGTGCTTCTGATCGTCTCTATGATGCAGTGGTCTCTGGGGACCATACCTATCTTTCCCAGGACTTGGAGGCAGTGGAAGAAGAGAATCCTCTCTCCTTGGTGGAAGGCCCCTTGATGGATGGTATGAAGGAGGTAGGTCGGCTCTTTGGAAAAGGAAAGCTGTTCCTACCCCAGGTGGTACGAAGTGCGAGAACGATGAAGATTGCGGTTGATATCCTCCAGCCACGTATTACTGCCTATTTAGAGAAGAACTTGCATGGAACAGGGAATCAAAAGAAGCTTGCTGTCCTTGCTACGGTCAAGGGCGATGTGCATGATATCGGCAAAAATATTGTTGCGCTCATTCTCACATGCAATGGCTTTGAAGTCATCGATCTTGGGGTGATGGTCCCGTCTGCCGATATTTATGATGCAGCCATCAAATACCAGGCAGACATCGTAGGCCTGAGTGGTTTGATCACACCATCCTTGAAGGAGATGGAGGGAGTCATCTCCCTATTCGAGGAGAGGGGCTCCACCATCCCCATCTTTGTGGGAGGGGCAACTACGAGTGAGCTGCATACAGCGGTGAAGCTTTCGGTACGATACTCGAATCCTGTCATTCAGACAAAGGATGCTTCTGCCATGGCCTTGGCGGCCAATGAGGTGGTAGGTCCCAACTGCCTCACATTTTTTCATGAAGTAGATGAGCGCTATTGCCAACTCAGGAAGGACCATCAGGATGCAAAAGAGGTGAAGCATTCCTCTGTTGCTGTTGGATATGCTTCCTCCTTGGAAAGCAGTGAGCAAAAGAGCGTGGGAACGAATGCGAAAAACTATGGGGTGAACACCCTTGAAGACATTCCTCTCTCTGATTTGCTGGAGCTCATCAACTGGAATATGTACTGCGCTGCATGGAAGGTTCCTCCTTCCAGCGAAGAGGGCGTAAGACTCATCAAACAAGCGAAAGCGCTTCTGGATGAGGAGAAAATCCGACTTCTCTTCGAAAGTGGATGTAAGATTGTTTATGGGGTGTTTCCTGCCAAGAGCGACCGATTGGCGGTACAGGTGGGTGAAAAGACCTTCTACTTCCTGCGTGATGAAAAGAGTGGCTCCTGTATTGCTGATATGATTGCAAAGAAGGACACTGTCGGGTTGTTTGTGACTACCAGTTCCCTTTTCTTGGCTCCCTATCTGAAGGAGCTGGAGGAGCGGGGAGATACCATGCGACACCTCTCTATTAAACTTCTTGCCGACCGCCTTGCCGAAGCACTTGCAGAGAAAGCGCAACAGTTGATTGTCTCCATGTGGGGAGAGCGCCTCCTCTCCTACCTTCGTCCAGCCCCAGGATATCCTTCTTGGAATGACCATAGTGAGAAGGGGACCCTCTTCAGTTTGCTTGATGCGACCGAGAGAATCGGGGTACAGCTTACCGAAAGTTTTGCCATGGATCCTCCCTCCTCTGTATGTGGGATGCTGATAGGAGGGGAGAATCTTCGGTATTTTGCCCTCAAGCATGTCAGTGAAGAACAGCTCTCCCTCTATGCAAAGCGGAAAAGTATCGATAGGCAGATGCTTGCCACGCTCCTCAGTGGTATGGAATACTGA
- a CDS encoding methylenetetrahydrofolate reductase produces MQVIDILNEAKKPLFTFELVPPLKGGDVQTLLESVRTLSEFDPAYINVTNHQQEVVYVEREDGLLERRTVHKRPGTVALSALIQYTFGIPVVAHLICGGMDADQLEDALVELNFLGIENILALRGDPPNGVKRFVPVKGGYNHSSDLVTQIARLNEGIYLDEQLQNAQKTHFCTGVAGYPEKHGEAPNLTYDIQMLKKKVDSGAQYIVTQMFFDNSVYYRFVDACRKEGITVPIIPGIKPIGSKRDLATIPQTFHVDFPDELVSLLNGATKLAEIREIGEYWCIKQSKDLLAHDVPGVHFYTLGKADRVAKIVREVF; encoded by the coding sequence ATGCAAGTAATCGACATCCTCAATGAGGCAAAGAAACCCCTGTTTACCTTTGAACTGGTCCCACCCTTGAAGGGCGGAGATGTCCAAACCCTTCTGGAATCTGTTCGCACACTTAGTGAATTTGACCCAGCCTACATCAATGTGACCAACCACCAGCAGGAGGTGGTCTATGTGGAGCGGGAAGATGGGCTCTTGGAACGGCGTACCGTGCACAAGCGTCCTGGGACTGTCGCCCTCTCAGCCTTGATCCAATACACCTTCGGTATTCCTGTGGTAGCACACCTGATCTGTGGAGGGATGGATGCTGACCAGCTTGAGGATGCCTTGGTGGAGCTCAATTTCCTGGGTATCGAGAATATCCTTGCCCTAAGAGGAGATCCTCCAAATGGGGTGAAGCGGTTCGTGCCGGTAAAAGGTGGGTATAATCACTCAAGTGACCTGGTAACCCAGATTGCTCGCCTCAACGAGGGAATCTATCTGGATGAACAGCTCCAGAATGCTCAAAAAACCCATTTCTGCACTGGCGTTGCAGGCTATCCGGAGAAGCATGGGGAAGCTCCAAATCTCACCTATGATATCCAGATGTTGAAGAAGAAGGTGGACAGTGGTGCCCAGTATATTGTCACCCAGATGTTCTTCGACAATAGTGTGTACTATCGCTTTGTTGATGCCTGTAGGAAGGAAGGTATCACGGTGCCCATCATTCCCGGTATCAAGCCCATTGGCAGTAAGCGAGATCTTGCCACCATTCCCCAGACGTTCCACGTCGATTTCCCCGATGAGCTCGTTTCTCTGTTGAATGGTGCAACGAAGCTCGCTGAAATCAGGGAGATTGGCGAATATTGGTGCATCAAGCAATCAAAGGATCTGCTCGCCCATGATGTTCCTGGTGTGCATTTCTACACCCTAGGAAAGGCAGACAGGGTAGCCAAGATTGTCAGGGAAGTGTTTTAA
- the nth gene encoding endonuclease III, with amino-acid sequence MNDAYWDSVFTLFKQAIEKEGGILPSVSVIAERENDPFRVLIATLISLRTKDEVTLDASTRLFALAKDPESMLTLSEEEIQKAIYPSGFYKTKAKNIRTISRILLEQYGGVVPNDQEALLSLPGVGIKTANLTLNLGFQVEAICVDCHVHQIANRMGWVETKTPEQTEKDLMGIMPRRFWIPLNELLVRYGQLICTPISPFCSKCPEEERCPKMGVKRSR; translated from the coding sequence ATGAATGATGCATATTGGGATTCAGTTTTTACACTATTCAAACAAGCAATCGAGAAGGAAGGTGGTATCCTACCCTCAGTTTCGGTAATTGCAGAGAGGGAAAATGACCCATTTCGGGTGCTTATAGCTACCCTCATTTCATTGAGAACCAAGGATGAAGTAACCCTCGATGCAAGCACAAGACTCTTTGCGCTCGCGAAGGACCCAGAGAGTATGCTTACTCTCAGTGAAGAGGAAATCCAGAAAGCTATCTACCCATCAGGGTTCTATAAAACCAAAGCAAAGAATATCAGGACCATCAGTAGAATACTCCTTGAACAATATGGGGGAGTTGTCCCAAATGACCAGGAAGCGCTGCTCTCCCTCCCTGGGGTAGGCATCAAGACCGCAAACCTCACCCTCAATCTGGGATTCCAGGTTGAGGCCATCTGCGTGGATTGTCATGTCCACCAGATTGCAAATCGAATGGGATGGGTGGAGACAAAAACCCCTGAGCAGACAGAGAAAGATCTTATGGGTATCATGCCAAGGAGATTCTGGATTCCTCTTAATGAACTATTGGTGCGATATGGACAGCTCATATGTACACCAATCAGCCCCTTCTGCAGCAAATGCCCTGAGGAGGAACGCTGCCCGAAGATGGGTGTGAAGCGTAGTCGTTAA
- the aroF gene encoding 3-deoxy-7-phosphoheptulonate synthase, with product MIIVLQKNIGDKQKEAIRSFLVEKGYTVKEIIGQEETVFGAVGQSTVDIREVEMLEGVASVVPISKPYKLASRELKKEDTIVSVGKVKIGGNRIAIFAGPCAIESREQIMSIAESVREAGAVILRGGAFKPRTSPYAFQGLGEEGLQYLKEAGETFGMPITSEIVNPSDAPMMAKYIDMFQIGARNMQNFELLKAVGKTGMPVLLKRGLCATIEEWLMAAEYLMSSGTDQVVLCERGIRTYERATRNTLDISAIPMVQKMTHLPVIGDPSHATGVRDMVSPMSLALVASGASGLIVEVHNHPEKAFSDGPQSLYPSQFEKLMRDIQALSSVVGKSLERIPRLASITVSHTKEQVLEKDQLVVAFQGERGAYSELAIQRAFDESTKVLPCTGFADVFEAVMEGKASYGMIPMENTLGGTLYENLDLLDRHPGIEVVGEQQIRIIHNLIALHGAKKEDIKEIYSHPQGLAQCTDYLAKEMAHAKAIPFFDTAGAVAYVKECGDIHKAAIAGLPAAKVHGLEVLEEAIESNSSNYTRFYIICREERSSVFRSASQVNRASLRFTVPDRPGSLFQALLILTKHGLNMKKLESRPIPGKPWEYSFFVETELGEEGAFKVALEELGGICHSIRVLGTYSSTL from the coding sequence ATGATAATCGTACTGCAAAAGAACATCGGGGACAAACAGAAGGAAGCGATCAGATCCTTCCTTGTTGAAAAGGGCTACACCGTCAAAGAAATCATTGGGCAGGAAGAAACTGTTTTTGGTGCGGTGGGCCAAAGTACTGTTGATATCAGGGAAGTGGAGATGCTTGAGGGAGTGGCCAGTGTGGTGCCCATCAGCAAACCGTATAAACTTGCTTCACGGGAACTGAAGAAAGAGGACACCATTGTGTCCGTTGGCAAAGTGAAGATTGGTGGAAACCGTATTGCCATTTTTGCCGGCCCCTGTGCAATAGAATCACGTGAGCAGATCATGAGCATTGCTGAGTCAGTACGAGAAGCGGGTGCTGTTATTCTCAGGGGAGGCGCATTCAAGCCAAGAACCAGCCCCTATGCCTTCCAGGGTTTGGGAGAAGAGGGACTGCAGTACCTCAAGGAAGCTGGAGAAACGTTCGGTATGCCGATAACCAGTGAAATAGTGAACCCTTCTGATGCACCAATGATGGCAAAGTACATTGACATGTTCCAGATTGGGGCAAGGAATATGCAGAATTTTGAACTCCTCAAGGCTGTAGGCAAGACCGGCATGCCGGTTCTCCTGAAGCGAGGACTTTGCGCCACCATTGAGGAGTGGCTGATGGCTGCTGAATACCTGATGAGCAGTGGTACCGACCAGGTGGTTCTGTGCGAACGAGGTATTCGTACCTATGAACGGGCTACAAGGAATACCCTCGATATCTCAGCAATCCCCATGGTGCAGAAGATGACCCACTTGCCGGTCATCGGCGATCCAAGCCATGCAACAGGGGTGAGGGATATGGTTTCCCCGATGAGCCTGGCGTTGGTTGCCAGTGGAGCCTCTGGTTTGATCGTTGAAGTACACAATCATCCTGAGAAAGCCTTCAGTGATGGTCCACAATCCCTCTATCCTTCCCAATTTGAGAAGTTGATGCGTGACATCCAGGCACTGAGTTCAGTGGTGGGAAAGTCATTGGAACGTATCCCCCGCCTTGCCTCCATTACGGTTTCCCATACAAAGGAACAGGTTTTGGAGAAGGACCAGTTGGTGGTTGCCTTCCAAGGAGAGAGAGGGGCTTACAGCGAACTTGCAATCCAGCGAGCCTTCGATGAAAGTACCAAGGTTCTTCCCTGCACAGGTTTTGCAGATGTCTTTGAGGCAGTCATGGAAGGCAAAGCTTCCTATGGCATGATTCCCATGGAGAATACCCTGGGTGGTACGCTGTATGAAAATCTGGACCTTCTGGATAGGCATCCAGGTATCGAGGTAGTGGGAGAGCAGCAGATCAGGATAATCCATAACCTTATTGCACTCCATGGGGCCAAGAAGGAGGACATCAAGGAAATTTACTCCCACCCTCAGGGTCTTGCCCAGTGTACTGACTACCTTGCAAAGGAGATGGCACACGCCAAGGCAATACCCTTCTTTGACACCGCTGGTGCAGTCGCCTATGTAAAAGAGTGTGGTGATATTCATAAAGCAGCCATTGCAGGCCTTCCTGCGGCCAAGGTGCATGGACTTGAGGTCCTTGAAGAGGCTATCGAAAGCAATTCCAGCAACTACACCCGCTTCTACATTATCTGCCGTGAAGAGCGAAGCAGTGTGTTCCGGTCTGCCAGCCAGGTTAATCGTGCTTCCTTGCGTTTCACTGTTCCCGATCGCCCAGGATCTCTCTTTCAAGCCCTCCTTATCCTTACCAAGCATGGCTTGAATATGAAGAAACTGGAAAGCCGTCCTATTCCTGGAAAGCCATGGGAGTACTCCTTCTTTGTGGAGACGGAGCTTGGGGAGGAAGGTGCGTTCAAGGTTGCACTTGAAGAGCTTGGTGGCATTTGCCACTCGATTCGGGTCCTTGGGACCTATTCCAGCACACTCTGA
- a CDS encoding DUF4416 family protein, producing the protein MGREQVFLPHRLVMGVLVSKHEMIPLVKELLVARYGPILDSTEPSSFAFTDYYDDEMGGKPLRFYLSFAHLIDPSRLSTIKRETNALEAEFTKDGGRRVNLDPGLLSQANLVLATTKNRAHRIPLSDGIYAELTLMYANKQFQSFPWTYADYTSEEVKLLFASWRERYRRQLKQEGLL; encoded by the coding sequence ATGGGTAGGGAGCAGGTTTTCCTGCCCCATCGGTTGGTGATGGGGGTGTTGGTCTCAAAACATGAGATGATTCCTCTCGTGAAGGAGCTCCTTGTTGCGCGGTATGGGCCTATCTTGGATAGTACAGAGCCCAGTTCCTTTGCCTTTACCGATTACTATGACGATGAGATGGGAGGAAAACCCTTGCGGTTTTATCTGAGCTTTGCCCATCTCATCGATCCGTCCCGGCTATCTACGATCAAACGAGAGACCAATGCATTGGAGGCGGAATTTACCAAGGATGGGGGGAGGAGAGTCAATCTTGATCCCGGATTGCTGAGTCAGGCCAATCTCGTTCTTGCCACTACCAAAAATCGTGCCCACCGTATTCCATTATCTGATGGCATCTATGCTGAACTCACATTGATGTATGCAAACAAGCAGTTCCAAAGCTTTCCCTGGACCTATGCAGATTATACGAGTGAGGAAGTAAAACTCCTCTTTGCCTCTTGGAGAGAGCGGTACCGAAGACAGCTGAAGCAAGAAGGCCTCTTGTAA
- a CDS encoding L-serine ammonia-lyase, producing MESLRELFRIGYGPSSSHTMGPRSAAQHFLSLHADCQRFEADLYGSLAATGKGHLTDKALREVFSSAGKDVEIVWYPEIEKPFHPNALTIRSLSDAGESIFENTYYSVGGGKIVLEGEDADQAAEVYPKAYSRMRQILDYCGDEGMQIWEFALQFEDSDILTYMDEIWSVMCDAIERGVNAEGVLPGGLKLPRKASQFNSKAGEFTAAMGNPAFAISYALAVSEENAGGGKIVTAPTCGSCGVLPGVLYYLAKQYKFPKIRILRALLTAGIIGNVVKTNGSISGAEVGCQGEIGVACAMAGAAATQLLGGSIFQIEYAAEMGLEHHLGLTCDPMRGLVQIPCIERNALATMRSIDHCTYALLGDGRHKVSFDSVIEVMMETGQALPSLYRETSKGGLAKVLG from the coding sequence ATGGAATCCTTGCGTGAACTCTTCAGAATTGGGTATGGCCCCTCGAGTAGTCATACCATGGGCCCGCGCTCTGCGGCACAACACTTCCTATCCCTGCATGCTGACTGTCAGCGGTTTGAGGCTGATTTGTACGGAAGTTTGGCTGCTACCGGGAAGGGACACTTGACCGATAAAGCCTTGCGAGAGGTGTTTTCCTCCGCGGGAAAAGATGTTGAGATTGTCTGGTACCCAGAAATTGAGAAACCTTTCCACCCCAATGCACTTACAATTCGTTCCCTCTCTGATGCAGGAGAAAGCATCTTTGAGAACACCTACTATAGTGTGGGAGGAGGGAAAATTGTTCTGGAAGGCGAAGATGCTGACCAGGCTGCAGAAGTCTATCCCAAGGCATATTCCAGAATGCGCCAGATCCTTGACTACTGCGGGGATGAAGGGATGCAGATATGGGAGTTTGCTCTCCAGTTTGAGGATTCGGACATTCTCACCTACATGGATGAAATTTGGAGTGTGATGTGTGATGCAATTGAGCGTGGGGTGAATGCAGAGGGAGTGCTTCCTGGGGGTTTGAAGCTTCCAAGGAAGGCAAGCCAATTCAACTCCAAAGCTGGTGAGTTCACCGCTGCAATGGGCAATCCTGCATTTGCCATCAGCTACGCTCTTGCAGTCAGTGAGGAGAATGCAGGTGGGGGCAAGATTGTCACAGCCCCAACGTGTGGAAGCTGTGGGGTACTCCCAGGGGTTTTGTACTACCTGGCTAAACAGTACAAGTTCCCCAAGATTCGTATATTGCGTGCGCTTCTCACCGCTGGGATCATCGGCAATGTGGTAAAGACCAATGGATCGATCAGTGGGGCGGAGGTTGGTTGCCAAGGAGAGATAGGAGTTGCCTGTGCCATGGCTGGAGCTGCTGCTACACAACTTCTTGGTGGCTCCATCTTCCAGATAGAGTACGCTGCAGAGATGGGTCTTGAGCATCATCTTGGCCTTACCTGTGATCCAATGCGTGGTCTTGTGCAGATTCCGTGCATTGAGCGAAATGCTCTTGCTACCATGCGTTCCATCGACCACTGCACCTATGCCCTGCTTGGTGATGGGCGCCATAAAGTCTCTTTCGACAGTGTCATCGAGGTGATGATGGAAACTGGACAAGCACTTCCTTCCCTCTATCGAGAAACAAGCAAAGGCGGCCTTGCCAAAGTGCTCGGATAG